In the genome of Podospora pseudocomata strain CBS 415.72m chromosome 7, whole genome shotgun sequence, the window CGAGCGCCCTAAAGGAATCGGTCTGGTGGAAGTCCAGCTCTTACTTCCATTTTCTGTAGAGAAGCAAGCAACCCTTTTGACAAGAAAACTTTCAATATTCAGCTCCATCGCCAGGGAACCCGCGGCTGGCAAGCACAAAAAGTCGCACGttacgccgccgccgcttgttgctgctttgTCGCTGGCGGATCGGCAGCCTTGATCAAACCTGAATACACACGGTGCGTGTCGTGTCTTCATCGCACACATCTCTTCAGCGCTCAGAGCAGGTCGGCCAGAACCTGAGAATCTTTTACTGTCCATTTTTCTTTGTACGCACGGTACAGCATCCATCAAAGAGTACGTACCTGCATCTACGCACGCACCTCACACCCGACACCTGACGCGCACCTTTTCGTGGCGGAGGGTCGGgcgccttctttttctctgcCTCGCAGCTCGCAGCACGCCGCACAGTATTTCCACTGGCTGTTCCACAATGACTGAGGCGGTCCTCCAGAAAATCGTTCCAATCACCATGGAGTCCCAGGGAGCTCCAGGAGTTTCGCAGCAGCCACGGAGCCGCAAGCGCCAGCGCACCTCCAGGGTGCCGGAAGCCGGAAATACTGCCTCTCCAGCACTCACCCCTGTCAGCCAGCTCCCCCAGGGCTGGGGGGCTGCCATggcaaacaacaaccacccccaggCCGTGCGCAGCCATGTCATTGACACCGTGCCAATTCAGTCCAGCTTCTCGTCACAGCAGCTCGACAGATCCCATGAGCCAGACGGCTTGATGAACAGCTACAGCAACCAACATCATAATGCCCATTCCCAGTACCCCgatccccaacccaccctcgcctccgccCCGCATCCCGACACGTCTGGTCTGAGCAGTCTGAGCAACCTAGCCGGtgagcagcaccagcatcacggccagcaccaacaacagcaccctcagcaccctcaccagcagcacgcccaccaccatcacccttcCCAGCAggcgcaacagcagcagcagcagcagcagtcgcaACAgcaatcccaaccccaacaacaacagccgacccagcaccagcaccaacagcagcagcagcagcagcagcagcagcagcagcagcagcgccctAGTATCAGCGTGAACCCATCGGCGGCAAAGCCTGACAGCCGCGCTCTCTTCCAGCAGCAATACGGCGGTGTTAAGCACACCTCTGGTGATTCCCCTCCCGCAAACGTGGCGAACCCAACCTCCGCCGGTCCTTCCTACTCGAATCTGCCGGTCTGGCACGGCACGCCCACTCCCACCGGCTCGTCGCAACCCGCGCCTCAGCTtggctcggcctcctcgatgcCACCGCAGTCGCCGGTACCAGGCATTCCTGGCGGAGGTGGCCTGGGCCCGCCTCCAGAAAGCATATATCAGACTTTCGACGAGCTGCTTGCCGCGGTACAGCGCCATGCGAAGGAGCAAGGTTATTCCATTGTGAAGCTACGCGCCAGTAACTACCGCGATGGTAAGCCGACGCGCTACGATCTTGTATGCGATCGCGGCGGAGTCAAGTACAACAGCACGGCCAAGAAGCGTAACCCAAGCACGCGCAAGGTTGATTGCCCATGGCGGGCCAAGGCCGTGTGCGAGGTCAACTTGGGCAATCAGTGGAGGTTCGTTGTCCAGGAGGTCCGGCATAACCATGAGGCGCGTGTTGCTGCGGCTCAACCGGGACAAGAAAACACACCTGTCGCGCAAAGTATCCGCAGCCTCAATCATAAAATCGACCGCATCTCCCATGAGATGAGCCAGGGTTTCAGTCGATTGGAACAGGTCGTTGTGCAGCGCTTGGACAACATGGAGAAGCGATTAGAAGCTCTTGAGACAGGTCGACCAGCAATGCTCGGAAACGGCGGTGTACCGTCCATGGGAACACCAAGCATGCCAACTGCTAATATGGGCGGCGGCAATATGGGCAATGCCCCGATGACGAACGGAGGCATGCAGCCGCTTGTGGATAGTAGGATGGGGGCACTGGAAAGCCGCTTGACTCAGATCGAAATGATGGAAGAAGATCCATCACGCCTCTCGCTCATGGTCAACACCTAGGATGGAACAGAGCCAAGTCAAGTGTGCGATCGTTCTGCTACGCCTATAGACCATTAGAAGATGTTGGAAGCAGCCATCTGCGAGTCGGTTACCATACCAACACATGTTCTTCGGAACCACGCGACAAATCCCACATCAGGACTGTCGCCATGTACTCCTGACCTGATCTAGGTTGGATTTGCCGTTTGCTAGGACGAGCCACAACCAAACGGTCTGAACGGAGGTCGCACCAACATCTGTATCATATCGACGCTGGCACGCAAGGAGTCGGGTGTAGAAGCGCCTGTACTCACTCACCGTTGGAGTAAAAGAGGATGAGAAAAGGCGCTGTGGCATCTTGTCCGTCACATGGCCGACTTATTTCAGTTATATTAGTGTGTAGCAGAAGTTTCTGCTTATTTTCCTTTTGTTCTGTGGCTCTTGGGGTTCAACCTGCTTACTCTGGCTTCTCTCGCCCGGGCAAGCATGAGTAAAATGTGTAAATACATTCTGTGGTTTCAGGTGTGCATTTCCTGGTCTTCTCTTTTCTGCGTTTTTAACTATATCCTGGGGAACAGGGTGTGATGAGGCGTCGTGGTTGGGCTTCAGGGGAAGGGCAAGGCATCGGTTGGTTTTGACATGTTTCTTTGCGGCGTTGTGACGACCCTGTGGTTGGGTCTGGGGGTTTTTATCTCTACGGCTTCCATACCTTGCATGCCGTCTTCGGTATTTGTGCGCGATTTGCTTTTGTCTGTTTTCTTGGTCTGCTTGGCTGGTGGTTGCCATGCAGACTgcgtgttttttttattattcTAAACAACGGAGTACTTGGTATTGTTACTCATTACTCTCCtgtggggtggggtggggggggaaggggaggactTATTTGGCTCATCATTTTTACAGTTGGGCGATGCCAGGGCGAGAGGTCATCTTGGAGTATATGGGTAGGGCTACACGTCAACTGCAAAGACTACCGACACAAGCAGGACCAAGGCACCCAGCACTGAGATATATTCCCATGTCGATCTGTTGACGACCCAGTTCAGGTTCGATGAATCTGTCTGAATGGGACGCAcctttgggggtttgggacaAGACACAAGCCAGGCAAAGGCCAGATAAGGAGATTGCGAGAGGAAAGTAAATCAGGGGGGCCACCAAACACAAAGACCAATAAACATACAAAAACTATAGTTTGTACGATGGAATAAACCCTTAAGTGTGGTGTATATATCAATATCAAGCATTTGAATGCGAGTTATTATGGGTCTTTTTTACTAATAGTGACTGGAGTGATGTCTTGAGGGCAACGCTCAAGATGTTAAGTGTTcaagggagaaggaagggcACAACAGGTCGGGGGAGGCATTGTTGAAAAGCGCTGACGAAAAAACTCAAttcacatcaccatccagGTGTATAAAGCTATGCTATGCGTGCCGTCTCTCATCACTCACCCCCAAACCTTTGGTATCAACAACTCGCCCTTCTTGTATCTAAACGTTGCACACTTCGAcccaccctacccccctttcctccctcgccctcctaCTCTTCCCTGATAATAATATGGAAGTTTCATCACCACAAGACAAAACGCCTTGTTGACAAAGACAGGGAAAAATCATCACAACAAAAGTAAAATGAAAGAAGCAAGACAGTTGAGTAACAGATAACAAAATAAAGGGAATACGATTTCAAAGGAATAATCAAGTTCTCTaccaaaaccctcctcctcctcttccgcttCCTCCTAGCCAAAGGTGAGATATCAACaatccacaacctcctcttttcaccctcccccccattcaTTCCCTTCAAAAGTTAACATCCCAAGAAAGAACGCCTCTTTCTCCGTGTTGGCTTTTTAAAAAAAGTAAAATCCAATTCCCCTgaaagtaaacaaaaagaaaagaaaaagtcttatgcaaaaagaaaaagaaaaatgtGTGGGGAATATGCTGATGAGAATATGTTCATATACGTGTTGTTGTAAGCGAaggaagagcagcaagcagcaaagCAGAAAGACAAGATATTTTGctttttgtggtgttgaatTTTTGTGCCATCATCGTTCCATTCATTACTTCGTATTTTTAGAGGGGCTGGGTGGGTGTAAGGGGGCTCAGTTGCCGGGGTATATAAAATACGAATAATTTCGAATATCCaataaacaaacaaaacaaaaaaagattTTGCGTGTCGCGAGCAAGAGTTGTATGTATTATTGCAGTTCAACCCAGACCTGGCAAATGGTTAGCATGACTGTGAaaaggttgttgagggtaaaaaagaaagaagaaaaaaaacatacctccatcttccccgTCTCCGACCTCGCCTTCCTGGCATTCTGCCTCACACCgctcatcaccatctccagatCATCCTGGTCCACCATCGTGATCAGCTCGGGCGAGTCCTCGTCCTTGAACTTGATCAAGAACTGGCCCCTGGGCGGGATGTTGAACTTCTCCCTGATCTTGGCCGCAAAGTCGGGGAACTCGACCGCCGGCCCGACCATGATGTACCGCACGTCGTTGGCGTGCACCTTGACCCTGATCGTCCTCAGCGCGTCCCTCCTCGAGGACCCCCGCTTGGATCCCCCCGAGACAGAACCGGGACCTGGCCTCCTGGGCGCCATCATCTCAAAGTCGCCCTCGTCAAAGGAGCCGTCGTCGTAGTCGCtgccttcttcgtcttcttcctcgatGTAGCGGTCTCGTGGCTGGTTGCCGCCGCGGTTGCTCCGTTGGGAGCGGCTGTTTCtggagccgccgccgccttggtACATGTCGTAGAGGTCGTCGTTGTACgtgtcctcttcttcttctcttcttctcctggaggaggggggatcgCGCTGGGAGTAGCCGCGGGATGGGGGGGCagcggccgaggcggagcGGCTTGGCCGGCGCTGCTGTTCGCGTGGTCCCTCGTCTGGGGAGGCTTTTTCGTAGCGGTCGCTTGGGCGGGACTTTTCAAGGTTGAGGCGGCTGGGGACGGGCTTGGGTCCGTTGCGGACCGAGGCGGCGCGGCTTGGTTGCGCTGGCTTGTCGTTctcgggtggtggggtgggagggaagaCGTTGCGGCTGTTTGGTGGTTCGGATTGCTGTCTTCTGGACTGGAGGCCTGGTTTGACGAGGTTGCTGGCGGCGAAGGAGAGGGCTTCTTGTGGCCTGtcgtccttgacctcgaTTGGGCCGGTCTGTTTTGGTTTGTGTGTTAGTGTCTGGGAGTgacatggtgatggagaagggAACACATACAGATTGCTTCATTTCAGCACCGGCAAATCCGGTAAAGGCATTGGCTCTGTCCGAGGCAGCAACTAATCTGGCCTTCCCGAGGTAGTCCTTTTGCTGCAAATTTCGCACCTTGGCCTCATTGGGCCTGTagacaacaccaacaggAATCGAGAACACTGTATAGCCCTGCAAAAACAATGTTAGACACAAAACAACAGTACAGCTGAAACAGATGCTGATCTCACCTTCGCCTCATCCCTGATGGCATCGTTGATTACATTGtggtcctccaccaccttctccttgacggcGTACTGCAAATCTTGCATACCAGCTTCCATTTGCTCCAGGTAGATGTAGCAGAGACCACGGTTGAACAAGACCTCGCAAGAGTAGAGCTTGAAGATCAACCCGAGCTGCCCATAGTCGATCAGCGTGTTGCCGCGGAGGTAAAGAAGTGTGTCGTTGAAGTTCGCTAAGGCCTCCTCGAAATCACCCAGCAAAAAGTTGGAAACACCTTGTTGAAAGTAAGCGACGGCGAGGTACTGGTCGAGTTTGACAGCGCGTTGGTAGCATTCGACCTGTGGTGTTTTGTATTAGCATCTATTGTTTTGATGGGGGTTTCCCCCCCTGAACCAAAGAGAACAGAGAaaaggttgttgggggggggcAACATACAGCTTGCTCGTGCTGGCCGAGTGTCGCATTGATCACGCCCATATTGAACAGAATCTTGGAGGTATCCGAGATCCTCTCAAAGGCCTGGAGGGCTTCGTCGAACTCATTGTTGTCGTAGTACTTGAGGGCCTCGACCCAAGTTTCTATTTCCTATAGTCGGGCGTATAAGCTGAGCTGTTCTCCACACAACCTGAGCGCGTCCGCAGCTGGGATGTCGTCTTACCTGTTTTAAAGACATGGCTGCTCTGGTATGGAAGCTGCAAAGAAAGGGCTATCAAAGCCGGTTTGACCTTGCGACACTCGAGAGAAGCCGTCGCTCGGAAATAGTTTTTCGGTATGCGAATGTTGCTGAAACCTGGGCGGTTGTGCGTCGGGCGGTCGACGGGCGTTGAGGGGTTGTGTGGCTATTAAAGCGTAGGATTTGGGCAGGcaaagagatggagagggacaGGGGTCGGATGCACTAGCTCGGGCTGGCGGCAACCAGGGGGTTGGCTGCTCGAGTCAAGCCCAGCCAGCGTCTGGTCTTCcgtctttctttttgttgttgtaaTTCCCAAAAGCCCGAGTTCGTTGATGAATCCAGCCTTTAATATCTCTACCGTCCCGGTATAATTATGACCCCGATCACAGCCTGTGACCCGATAGCAGAAGAGTTGTTGACAGCTAGCGGCCACTTGGCGTGTGATAAGTCTGCTGTTCTGCTTTTTCTCCTCACAAGACGACCCAAGATGCCACGGGCGACAAAAACAAGAGTAGGTGGACTCCTCCGCTGAGACTGTCCTGCAGCTTattggtgttgctgtcgtcCCACTTTCTCTGTCTCTCGTCTTCGTGTTCCTCCGCCCTACCGCGGTGTGTGTTCGTCGGAGAGTGTTCCTTGTAATCTATGATCGTGGAGCCGTCAATCTAGACTGCGGCGCGTGCAGCCCTCGGTATGTCGGTTGTGCGAATGGGGTTCTCTTCCCTGCTGAGCTAGCTCTGTTCCTGGCGATCGTGTCGATATAGTTATAGTGGATGCAGCAGGCCATGTGTTACCAACGACAACTGCCACAGCGTATAGGCGTCGAATCCAGACTCTCGGGTCGAGAGAAGCGAGTGGTAGGCCGGCGGCGAGCGAGGATTAGGATGCTGACGGTAATTATTAAGGAAAAGTATTAATTACGTTAGATAGTTCAAACTGGCATAACAAGAGCCAGAAAGATGCAAAGTTTGAGGAAAAGAATAGGAGCAAGGTGGGAATGACGGGGAAAAGAGCGATCGATATTCGGCCTGAATTGGACAGCATCCAGCACCGGCGAGCAGGTAGAGGGCGGGAAGGGCCTCTTTTTCGGACACCGTCCGCCAGACGCGAGGAATCAATTCGTGGGCTTGTTTGGAGACGGCCAAACTGAGGGAGCTGATCATGCAGGCCTCCCGAGAAACTTGGCTTGCCAGGTCCGGGCTGGCTTTACAAAACGTGAATGGGGCCTGgcttgtggaggaggtttctGAAGCCCACTGTTACAGACGACAGGGttccccctctcaaccttCGAGCACTGTCTCTCCCCTGTGGAGCTATCATCCCAGGGGGCACTGGTCGAGGGGCACGCAAGGAGAAACATCCGAAACTGGTCGAAAGAAGGAATAGGGGCAGGGGAAATGTCTTGTTTGGGATTGCCCAATTCTTTGGATACACGGGATGATTCTACGTCCCGCCTGTAGTGAAAATCCTGAGGCTCTCCCTGTTCGATCCCTCCGGCGATAGGGCCTAAAGAGAGCCCGGTGGTGGGAACAGGAACAACGAATATACCAGTCTGCATTGGCGGGATGGTTCATCGAACGTTTTCATCAGTGTCGTCGAACCACCTCCGGAAGCGTCCTGCTATCACTGGAAGACTCCGAGTGAAAGTTGCAGAGCATGGTGCCAGGGATCGAACGGTCTCCCCTGTCGAGGCTCACCGGATTGGCAGGGTGCGGAACGTCACTGGCGGCGGCGCCATTTGCAGCCATGCGTCAAGGTCACTGTGCCTGGGCCGCTTCTTCAGCTCGCCGACGACGCCTGTCATCCGGCCCATGGTCTGCTGTCACTGAATGTCATCCAGTATCAGTATCAGACATGGCGAACATAAGACTGGCCTCGGAATGCCTCATGGGATGAAAGATGGCTGGGATATCAAGCAACACAACGACAGCTCAGCTATCCGATATCTGTCACCAGGTGTGGGTGTCCTTTTGGCCGTCTATGACCGGCAAATAGGAGCTTTTCCGGGACGGGAGGCAGAATGCGATGACAACCTCTCTTGAAATTGTGCATGAGAAGAAAGCTCGTGAACCAGTCGTCGAGAGTCTTGGCTGGGCGGTTGACTGTGTCTGTGAGACTCTTAGGGGTCAATGCAATGCCATTGTCTGTCACAGAGTCTTTGGCACCCCTGCGAATCACAGGTTGGCGTCCCTCATGCACCAAGTGTTCCAGAGCACCCTGGACGACCGTTGATTGGGCCAGCCCcacaccaacccaacccctgCGTTGCAGGGCGGTTAATTCAACCTCCACACTCTACACTCGGCCCCCCACACAACTCTCAACTTTATCTTGAATCTTGAAGACCGAACACCGCTGTGTAACACTCCAACCAGTCACTCACCCAGTTCTGGGCTGGCTGGAAATCCCTTGAAGACTGTATACAGAACACGATCTGTATGTCGGCTTACCGATCCAAAGACCTGCCCTATGATCGTAGAGCCCGATACTCCCTCGACAGCAAGTAGCATGTGTTCAATCAAGCCGTTGCCGGCTCCTAAGGGCACGCTTCCTCCGACAGTTGGATATCGTGTTGCAATAAGCGCTCTGGGAATACATCTGATGAATCGACCTTTTCCATCTTCATGTCAGTTTTAGTGGTGGTGCCATCACACGGCCAACATCGAGCCTTTCTCAGTCGATATTCTATTCTTGACACCAAGAACCTGCACAAGTCTGCTTGAACAGCAAGAGTTGTGACCATGTGCTGGTGACATATGCATAACTCGGTTCTGTGATAGTGACGGTGACGTACACAATGATGGACGGCCCTCCAATGGTGCCATCGCAGGTTTATTTATGGTGTCGTTCACGGATGGGCGCGGGAGGGCCATCTTATCTCGTTCGCTGTGTGCGAATCAAAGCTCAAGAGGCTCTGGAGTCGAAGCCGGGGACAGAACGCTAACGAATCCGTACCAAGCACTCGGTTACCACGCCATGTGGAGGTAACGGAGAAAACCAGCGGCCGCTCAGGTGCGGTTGCGTTGAgaagggagatggtgaggcCGAAAAGGGAACAGGACGCCGGTAGTGGAGCAGGATACAGTGTCAGACACAACCCAAAGACAATTTCAAATAGAAGATTGCGCAAAAGAAGGGCCGGAAGCATGTGATAGATGCCGGTGATAATTTGTGTGACCTCAACAACTCCTTTTCCCAGCATGTGGTGTGGGTTGTGTTGTACTTCGTGCTCGCTatgatgttggagatggatctGATGGGCTGTCGTCTCTGGCAGTGATCACTAACAATTTTTTGCAGTTCAAAATTCTCGGCCCCTCCCGTCTTTGCTGCCGATCGACAGGGGTCTGAGCGCAAAGAACTGTGGATTTTCCCAGGATGGCACTGAACATTGCTGAACAGGCGAAACTCGCTTCAACTTCAAGTTCCCGGCACTTCAACTTCACATCTGATGTTTGGTCGCAACTCACAGACTTTTTTCTTATCTTTCCGTCCAGCTTTGAAGTGCGCGATATCACATAAGAATATTTTTATCTTTTCCCACGTCATCAAGCTTCCATTCACCTTAAGTTCTGGATAGGTATTTCCATCAGTTTTTTTTCCACCAGTCATCCAGGGGCACAGATCTCCAGATGCAGGCCGGCGGCTGTATGGACAGCTGCAATGGAGACCCACGTCGTGGACAAAAGAATTGGCAATGCAAAAGTAAGGTACTACATACTGTATTCTCCCATGCCTTAAAAGAAACTCAATAGGCCtcaaaagatagttaataggcTTTGAGATATAGTGAGAGGCCTATTTGGTTTTTAAAAGGGCGTAGGTTGACAATGATTACACGCTTTCCCAGCTTCCAGTACCAGTCATTTCGTCCACGACGTGAGACCTAGACTGCCGGCTGCTGTGGTATTCGACCTGACACTCAAAGGTGGTGGTACTATCGTCGACCATATGCACTCCTCCCACAGGTGCCCCAAATCCAGGCAACCGTTGAAACTCCCTGCTACAGAGCATACCTTAGGAGTTGTTTGCACTTAGCTACACACAAGGATTCCTTCTCGGTTTTTTGGCCCcatctcacctccccccttctccgtCTCATGTTTTTTgacacacactctctcttcCGGCTTCCGGCGGCGTGGGGGCTGGCCTTCGGGACCAATCCCGTCGACCCAGCAGGTGTGTGTTTCCTCTCGTGCATGATCTACGTAAAGAGAGTCCGAACATCCTCCTGGTGATCCTACCACCCTTCCACACCCGCACACACAATGATCCTAAGATTTCACAAGGAAAGAAAACcagaaggggggaaggagacgaTCACCCTCCTATGGTTCTGTCTAGATGCGGAGGGTAAGCCCGCGCGCATCGGAAAATCGACACAATCCCATTGTATCACCATGGGAATTTTGCGTGTTTGATGAAACCAGGCCGCCTCCTTGTGGCGGCCACCTCAAGTCTCACCACTATCGCCTATCAACCCTGACCTGTCTTTATGCAGCCTCCAGGACCAGAAGAGACGACATTCGTCATAGCAAAGGATCTCCATTTTCGTTCAAAAAGTAAGCTTAATTGTTTTACAACAAGATCCATATCTCTTGGCAGAAATatcactccccccccctttcgaAACaagccccccctccttcccatccaaGGGCCTTCTCAATCACAGCATCCCTTTTGATACCTCAtccttcctttcctcccACAAGGTCTTCCCCGTGCAGGAGCAAACAGTCTTATCATTATCCCAAACCCCGGCACTCCTCGCGATGATCCCAACCACGGTGTTCTCATCATTGGTCAGGGGCTTCCCCTCGTCGCTCTCGTCATTGGGCGAGATAACCAGAGCGTGGCCGATGACCTCCCACACctggaaggggtggttgaggaagacggtTCCCCGTCCGTCTGATCCTATCTCTACCGTACCCAGGATTCCacgaggggtggtgggttttgtTTCGCTGTCAGCagttgttgtggtggtggtcccgCTCCAGATGGGGCCCGCAGAGGTGACCCCGTCCTGGAGGTTTCCGTAGGCGCGGATGGTGGCCCGGTATTTTCCTGGTGAGAGGCCGCGGATGGTGAGGTCGACGACTGTTTCTGTGGGGCTTACTTGGACCATCCTGGCGAGGCCGCGGACGAGGCGTTGGTTGATCCAGCTGCCGGCTGGCTTGCTGGctgaggcggaggcggcggcttcttggACGGAGCGGCGGTAGTAGGTTTCTAGGATGCTTACTGCCGCGCCTGGAAAGATGTGCGTGTGAGAAACTTGAGGCGGGGAGGGATAGGTatgagaagaaaagggggggcttACTGTTTGAAGCTCCTGAACCGCGGAGGATGGCATCACGTCCGGTGGCTTGAATGGCATCAACGatggctgatggtggtgctaTGCAGAGGGAGAATGTGTGAGTTTTCTGATTTGAGGACACGGTTTATGAAGGGACTCACCGGTTCCTTCAATTGTCACCAGCTGCTCCTTGACGTCCGGTTCAACCTTTGTGATGCCGGATACTTTGAACAAGGCTTGCGAAATGTCTTTGGCGCAACTTTCACAATGCATGGGCACTGCGAAGAGAGTCTGAAGAGCCAGATATTGTGGTTAGCCTTGTTCCTGAGTGAGGCTAAGGCAAGCCCTAGAAGATCCCATGATCTCAACTTGGTAGTCTGAGACGTACCTGAAAAGGGGTTGTAACGGCCATTTTTAAAGGAGATGCGGTTGCCGCTGAGACTATTGGTGAGTTGGGACTTTTATTTCCTGGGAATGTTGGCGACTGGGAtcgctgctgttgctgttgttgcagATGGAGAAGCTGCCGTCGATATGTGTATGCGCCTGCAGATGCTAAGAGGGCTATGCCACTGAGACTGTATGCAATGGGTTTTGTGAAGCTGAATTTGGGGATAGGAGGCATCAACCAGCCAACCAACTAACAAGCCTTGATTCAGACAGATGGACGAGATGACTCGATGAGCAAGATGTTCGTTGGATAGAAGCAATGTCAACTTCTGCTTGATGATAGAATATGAGAATGTGGAGATGTTACGGTCAAATGGATCTAATGTGAATCTTTCAGGGACTTGCTTTGAAATCCAACTTTTCTCTTAAATAATAATTCCGTTATGTCTTCGCCGCCTTCCATCAGCTCATCGATCGCGGGGCAGTTTCAAGGCTCACCAACCGCGGGGCAGTAGGCGGCATGGGTTCCAGCTGTTTCTGGGGATCCACCTTTCGCTCTTTCTTAACCGTTGTAGCCCGTGCACACGCATTTCCACGCCTCTCGGTATGTTCGGTAAAGG includes:
- a CDS encoding hypothetical protein (COG:S; EggNog:ENOG503PB9A) codes for the protein MESQGAPGVSQQPRSRKRQRTSRVPEAGNTASPALTPVSQLPQGWGAAMANNNHPQAVRSHVIDTVPIQSSFSSQQLDRSHEPDGLMNSYSNQHHNAHSQYPDPQPTLASAPHPDTSGLSSLSNLAGEQHQHHGQHQQQHPQHPHQQHAHHHHPSQQAQQQQQQQQSQQQSQPQQQQPTQHQHQQQQQQQQQQQQQQRPSISVNPSAAKPDSRALFQQQYGGVKHTSGDSPPANVANPTSAGPSYSNLPVWHGTPTPTGSSQPAPQLGSASSMPPQSPVPGIPGGGGLGPPPESIYQTFDELLAAVQRHAKEQGYSIVKLRASNYRDGKPTRYDLVCDRGGVKYNSTAKKRNPSTRKVDCPWRAKAVCEVNLGNQWRFVVQEVRHNHEARVAAAQPGQENTPVAQSIRSLNHKIDRISHEMSQGFSRLEQVVVQRLDNMEKRLEALETGRPAMLGNGGVPSMGTPSMPTANMGGGNMGNAPMTNGGMQPLVDSRMGALESRLTQIEMMEEDPSRLSLMVNT
- a CDS encoding hypothetical protein (EggNog:ENOG503NVBF; COG:T), producing MSLKQEIETWVEALKYYDNNEFDEALQAFERISDTSKILFNMGVINATLGQHEQAVECYQRAVKLDQYLAVAYFQQGVSNFLLGDFEEALANFNDTLLYLRGNTLIDYGQLGLIFKLYSCEVLFNRGLCYIYLEQMEAGMQDLQYAVKEKVVEDHNVINDAIRDEAKGYTVFSIPVGVVYRPNEAKVRNLQQKDYLGKARLVAASDRANAFTGFAGAEMKQSTGPIEVKDDRPQEALSFAASNLVKPGLQSRRQQSEPPNSRNVFPPTPPPENDKPAQPSRAASVRNGPKPVPSRLNLEKSRPSDRYEKASPDEGPREQQRRPSRSASAAAPPSRGYSQRDPPSSRRRREEEEDTYNDDLYDMYQGGGGSRNSRSQRSNRGGNQPRDRYIEEEDEEGSDYDDGSFDEGDFEMMAPRRPGPGSVSGGSKRGSSRRDALRTIRVKVHANDVRYIMVGPAVEFPDFAAKIREKFNIPPRGQFLIKFKDEDSPELITMVDQDDLEMVMSGVRQNARKARSETGKMEVWVELQ
- the CCS1 gene encoding copper chaperone (EggNog:ENOG503NZHY; COG:P) codes for the protein MPPIPKFSFTKPIAYSLSGIALLASAGAYTYRRQLLHLQQQQQQRSQSPTFPGNKSPNSPIVSAATASPLKMAVTTPFQTLFAVPMHCESCAKDISQALFKVSGITKVEPDVKEQLVTIEGTAPPSAIVDAIQATGRDAILRGSGASNSAAVSILETYYRRSVQEAAASASASKPAGSWINQRLVRGLARMVQVSPTETVVDLTIRGLSPGKYRATIRAYGNLQDGVTSAGPIWSGTTTTTTADSETKPTTPRGILGTVEIGSDGRGTVFLNHPFQVWEVIGHALVISPNDESDEGKPLTNDENTVVGIIARSAGVWDNDKTVCSCTGKTLWEERKDEVSKGML